Proteins found in one Nostoc sp. NIES-3756 genomic segment:
- a CDS encoding sensor domain-containing diguanylate cyclase — MNFQSSASPAIESDSNGIKAEISYAQGMEHLIEVVQALSLARTLEQIMKIVRKSARELTGADGASFVLRDGDQCYYADEDAIAPLWKGQRFPMSICIGGHTMRNCQPVVISDIYGDERIPFAAYQPTFVKSLAMVPIRMCNPIGAIGTYWATLHQPTREKVKLLQALADTTAVAMENVQIYNELEQRVRNRTAALEKEIEAHQKVEAEIRRLSLTDELTGLYNRRGFFLFADQQLKLAHRLEKSCYLLFIDLDGLKQINDTFGHEVGDRVIADAAELLSQTYRDSDIIARWGGDEFVVFIPDCLAHTNTITARLQTNVDLFNQNRGRSYHLSMSIGVQECVINEDFSLEKLILQADELMYQQKRAKRSSRIY, encoded by the coding sequence ATGAATTTTCAAAGCTCTGCTTCGCCTGCCATTGAGTCTGATTCTAATGGTATTAAAGCTGAAATATCTTATGCTCAGGGGATGGAGCATTTAATAGAGGTTGTTCAGGCATTGTCACTAGCACGGACGCTAGAGCAAATTATGAAGATTGTGCGAAAGTCTGCGCGTGAGTTGACTGGGGCAGATGGAGCAAGTTTTGTGCTACGAGATGGAGATCAATGTTATTACGCGGATGAAGATGCGATCGCTCCCTTATGGAAAGGGCAACGCTTCCCGATGAGTATTTGCATTGGTGGGCATACGATGCGAAACTGTCAGCCCGTTGTGATTAGTGATATTTATGGAGATGAACGGATTCCATTTGCTGCTTACCAACCGACTTTTGTCAAAAGCTTGGCAATGGTGCCGATCCGTATGTGTAACCCAATCGGTGCAATTGGAACATATTGGGCAACGTTACATCAGCCAACCAGAGAAAAAGTAAAGCTATTACAGGCATTGGCAGACACAACGGCTGTCGCAATGGAAAACGTGCAGATTTATAATGAATTAGAACAAAGAGTCCGCAATCGAACTGCTGCACTAGAAAAAGAAATAGAGGCGCATCAAAAAGTTGAGGCAGAAATTAGGCGTTTATCTCTAACGGATGAATTAACTGGACTGTACAATCGACGAGGCTTTTTTCTATTTGCAGATCAGCAATTAAAACTAGCCCATCGCCTAGAAAAGTCCTGTTATCTCTTATTTATAGACCTAGATGGATTGAAGCAAATCAATGATACGTTTGGACATGAAGTTGGAGATCGTGTAATAGCTGACGCAGCAGAACTACTAAGTCAAACCTATCGAGATTCTGACATCATTGCCCGATGGGGGGGCGATGAGTTTGTCGTATTCATTCCTGATTGTTTAGCGCATACAAATACAATTACTGCCCGCCTGCAAACTAACGTTGATTTATTTAATCAAAATCGAGGTAGAAGTTATCATCTATCCATGAGTATTGGAGTTCAAGAGTGCGTTATAAATGAGGATTTTTCATTGGAAAAACTCATATTGCAGGCAGATGAATTGATGTACCAGCAAAAACGTGCCAAGCGAAGTTCTAGAATTTATTGA
- a CDS encoding GTP-binding protein, with protein sequence MRNLQETHLNRARASLRQALSWYGYLRKSGHLSSNPELAGLVKPEIEVLNSTLSKLDSNIIRIAAFGLVSRGKSAVLNALLGSKILQTGPLNGVTQWPRSVRWQPGGKVIVELIDTPGLDEIQGESRAQMARDVVHQADLILFVVSGDITRTEYQALLELRQAQKPLILVFNKIDLYPDTDRAAIYKNLQQLGAGNPQAKPLLPDEIVMIAAEPAPMEVRVEWPDGQVSYEWETPPPQVDELKQTILNILNREGRSLLALNALIQARDAEAAIAQKTIDIRQQEAEDIIWQYTKYKALAVALNPIAFFDILGGTVADLALIRSLARLYGLPMTSYEAGQILKTILMSCGGLLLGELGSSFLFGLGKSAAALTSGDNPTNITAFAGSAIAQAGIAGYGAYSVGKAAQVYLEKGCTWGQLGASTVIAEILSQVDQNTILYRLQQELNIKY encoded by the coding sequence GTGCGTAACTTGCAAGAAACTCACTTAAACCGCGCCCGTGCCAGCTTGAGACAAGCACTGTCTTGGTATGGATATCTTCGTAAGTCGGGGCATTTATCATCTAATCCTGAGTTAGCTGGTTTGGTGAAACCAGAAATAGAAGTGTTAAATTCCACACTGAGCAAGCTGGACTCTAACATAATTAGAATCGCCGCTTTTGGTTTAGTCAGTCGTGGCAAGTCGGCGGTGTTAAATGCCTTATTGGGCAGTAAGATTTTGCAAACAGGCCCCCTCAACGGTGTAACTCAATGGCCGCGTTCTGTACGCTGGCAACCAGGGGGAAAGGTAATAGTAGAGTTAATTGATACCCCCGGACTAGATGAAATACAGGGTGAGTCTCGCGCACAAATGGCGCGGGATGTGGTGCATCAAGCTGACTTAATTTTGTTTGTGGTGTCTGGGGATATTACTCGTACTGAATATCAAGCACTGCTAGAGTTACGACAGGCGCAGAAACCCCTAATTTTAGTTTTTAACAAAATCGACTTATATCCAGATACAGACCGAGCCGCAATTTATAAGAATTTACAGCAATTAGGAGCGGGAAATCCTCAAGCCAAGCCCTTACTACCAGATGAAATTGTGATGATAGCGGCGGAACCTGCACCGATGGAAGTACGGGTGGAATGGCCTGACGGACAGGTGAGTTATGAATGGGAAACACCACCGCCACAGGTAGACGAACTCAAGCAGACTATTCTTAACATTCTCAATCGAGAAGGCCGATCGCTCCTCGCTTTAAATGCACTCATTCAAGCACGGGACGCAGAAGCCGCGATCGCCCAAAAAACTATCGATATCCGCCAACAAGAAGCCGAAGACATCATCTGGCAATATACCAAATACAAAGCCCTCGCCGTGGCTTTAAATCCCATCGCCTTTTTCGATATCTTGGGCGGAACTGTGGCTGATTTGGCTTTAATTCGTTCCTTAGCGCGGTTGTACGGTTTACCTATGACTAGCTACGAAGCCGGGCAAATATTAAAAACAATCTTAATGAGTTGCGGTGGCTTATTGCTGGGAGAATTAGGTAGTAGTTTCCTCTTTGGTTTAGGTAAAAGTGCTGCTGCCTTAACTAGTGGCGATAATCCCACAAATATTACAGCCTTTGCTGGTAGTGCGATCGCTCAAGCGGGAATCGCTGGTTATGGCGCATATTCTGTAGGCAAAGCCGCCCAAGTCTATCTAGAAAAAGGCTGCACTTGGGGACAATTAGGTGCTAGTACCGTAATTGCCGAAATCCTCTCACAAGTAGACCAAAATACAATTCTGTATCGGTTGCAACAAGAATTGAATATAAAATATTGA
- a CDS encoding Calvin cycle protein CP12, translating to MTAIYNVAPNAFNADKEEATNLEKAILTAIAEARSACELNGDGSPNCAVAWDIVEELQAEKSHQLQAKKHKNSLESFCDLHPEALECLIYDV from the coding sequence ATGACAGCAATCTACAACGTAGCTCCCAACGCTTTTAACGCTGACAAAGAAGAAGCTACAAACTTAGAAAAAGCCATCCTCACTGCGATCGCAGAAGCTCGTTCTGCATGTGAACTAAACGGCGATGGTTCTCCAAACTGTGCCGTAGCTTGGGACATTGTAGAAGAATTACAAGCTGAAAAGTCTCATCAACTACAAGCCAAAAAACACAAAAATTCTCTAGAATCTTTCTGTGATTTGCATCCAGAAGCATTAGAGTGTCTCATCTACGACGTATAA
- a CDS encoding TlyA family RNA methyltransferase, with amino-acid sequence MVKQRLDTLLVELNLCNSRALAQRLIQAGEVTVNAQVIDKAGTEVDVAAQIKIKERSRFVSRGGEKLAKALESFAIPVTGRVCLDGGISTGGFTDCLLQAGAKLVYGIDVGYGQTDWGLRNNPQVILRERTNLRQLQPEDLFGEGDIVPDLAVVDVSFISLTKILPAVWRLTQSPREAVLLVKPQFEVGKSRVGKKGVVRDPRDQADAIFQVWLVAEELGWKYKGLTWSPITGPAGNVEYLLWLKMESETPPPDLVAIQQITKLAMDEFSNS; translated from the coding sequence TTGGTTAAGCAGCGACTCGATACATTATTAGTAGAGTTAAATTTATGTAACTCTCGCGCTTTGGCACAGAGGCTAATTCAGGCGGGAGAAGTAACTGTTAATGCACAGGTGATTGATAAGGCTGGGACTGAGGTTGATGTTGCTGCACAGATTAAAATTAAGGAGCGATCGCGTTTTGTTTCTCGTGGTGGTGAAAAACTCGCCAAAGCCTTAGAATCATTCGCCATCCCCGTCACTGGAAGGGTTTGTTTAGATGGGGGGATTTCTACAGGCGGTTTTACTGACTGTCTACTGCAAGCTGGCGCTAAATTAGTCTACGGAATTGATGTCGGCTACGGACAAACTGATTGGGGTTTACGAAATAATCCCCAGGTGATTCTGCGCGAACGTACAAATTTACGGCAGCTTCAACCTGAGGATTTATTTGGTGAGGGGGATATTGTTCCAGATTTGGCGGTGGTGGATGTTTCGTTTATTTCCTTAACCAAGATTTTGCCTGCTGTGTGGCGACTAACTCAATCTCCGCGTGAAGCTGTGTTATTAGTTAAGCCACAGTTTGAAGTGGGTAAATCTCGTGTGGGGAAAAAGGGTGTTGTGCGCGATCCCCGCGACCAAGCTGATGCTATTTTTCAAGTGTGGCTGGTGGCTGAGGAATTAGGTTGGAAATACAAGGGTTTAACTTGGTCGCCAATTACTGGCCCGGCTGGAAACGTTGAATACCTATTATGGTTAAAAATGGAAAGCGAAACACCACCGCCAGATTTAGTTGCTATTCAACAAATTACTAAATTAGCTATGGATGAGTTTAGTAATTCATAA
- a CDS encoding WG repeat-containing protein, producing MRFYKRTWLLVVFLLALVGAIAFHIIQVSQTEKLYPMSVLQKGSGSKTENSYPVQFYMGGKRSGYAYVNQAAQMVVEPQFDYAGEFSEGYAPVQVNKKWGFINLQGQIAIPPEYDETSLSFSEGLAGVKLNGQWGFINQSNELVIPYQYDNGEKFSGGVANVEVNGLWGVINREGKWVIRPVEKYPIRFFQGITQLNLMSFDQSGQPIGNPNIYWDKSGQLVGNFYSPPQLAKEFQEGLAIVEIFRQDSPPVVTTSEYSLLNWNKCGFQDKQGKIVIEPQFNGCKNFSQGLAAVKVVKGVGDKFDTKWGYIDKTSKFVISPQFDYADSLFEERGLVVSHGKIGFIDKTGKVVINPQFDPGTTLISSSEYLKSKFKQYPDQLQPSEVMPYRFSNGLAVVGKNNKCGYIDKAGKFAIQPQFAKCEAFDQYGVAKVYQNNYDGFYITRDGKTFPQIITTASLSKFYPASIKLLTSVMACLLWIVAISFHEFGHAIVAYWGGDSSVKDKGYLSFDPRRYIHPLHSIILPGFFLVTGGLALPGAAVYIEFEQLRNRLWSSFTAAAGPIASILFGLLLVPVFHLSVAGNFPHWFSAFIAVFINLQFIIALLNLLPIPPLDGYRILSVWLPSWLQERTGILSIIGLLFICFLLPFISIANLLFLIPFAITLRLGISEDFSFGGWNLLDRWYSGLPFLIAGIVYLVYQPALIFQFAGFLLESFFPELALKMYDKSIKLDPKSAFAWERKAFILGRYGTLWNCVETIPIWEEAIRLNPHNSLSRRMLILDLRLSCIWSKLDERLIAATEEYTKIYPKDGWGWGLKALTLEEMGNDEEALLAWEKNIRFDPSDRNKWRMLMQESTRERLKNLKKPPLNKIKY from the coding sequence ATGAGGTTCTATAAGAGAACTTGGTTGCTAGTTGTGTTTTTGCTGGCATTAGTAGGAGCGATCGCTTTTCACATCATCCAAGTCTCCCAAACTGAAAAACTCTACCCCATGAGTGTTTTGCAAAAGGGGTCTGGAAGTAAGACTGAAAATTCATATCCTGTGCAATTTTACATGGGGGGAAAGAGAAGCGGGTATGCTTATGTTAACCAAGCTGCACAGATGGTTGTTGAACCTCAATTTGATTACGCTGGAGAATTTTCTGAGGGATATGCACCTGTACAAGTTAATAAGAAATGGGGATTTATAAACCTTCAGGGGCAGATAGCTATTCCTCCAGAGTACGATGAAACATCACTTTCTTTTTCGGAAGGCTTGGCAGGTGTCAAACTTAACGGTCAATGGGGATTTATCAATCAGAGTAACGAATTAGTCATCCCTTACCAATACGATAACGGTGAGAAATTCTCTGGTGGTGTGGCTAATGTTGAGGTCAATGGTTTATGGGGCGTAATCAATCGAGAGGGTAAATGGGTTATCCGTCCTGTAGAAAAGTATCCAATTCGGTTTTTCCAGGGGATAACTCAACTCAACTTAATGTCTTTCGATCAATCAGGGCAGCCAATTGGTAATCCCAACATTTACTGGGATAAATCAGGACAGCTAGTGGGCAACTTCTACAGTCCACCTCAGTTAGCTAAAGAGTTTCAGGAAGGACTTGCAATTGTTGAAATATTTCGGCAAGATTCGCCTCCTGTAGTAACAACCTCTGAATATAGCTTACTCAATTGGAATAAATGTGGTTTTCAGGATAAACAAGGAAAAATTGTCATAGAACCACAATTTAACGGCTGTAAAAACTTTTCACAGGGATTAGCAGCAGTCAAAGTTGTTAAAGGAGTGGGAGATAAATTCGATACAAAATGGGGCTATATTGACAAAACAAGTAAGTTCGTTATTAGTCCGCAATTCGATTATGCTGATAGCTTATTTGAAGAACGTGGTTTAGTGGTTTCTCATGGCAAGATTGGTTTTATTGACAAAACAGGTAAGGTTGTTATTAATCCACAGTTTGATCCAGGTACAACTTTAATATCTTCTTCAGAGTATTTGAAATCAAAATTTAAACAATATCCTGATCAGCTTCAACCAAGCGAAGTAATGCCATATCGCTTTTCTAATGGGCTTGCAGTTGTAGGAAAAAATAATAAATGCGGCTATATCGATAAAGCTGGGAAATTTGCAATTCAACCTCAATTTGCTAAATGTGAGGCGTTCGACCAATACGGAGTAGCTAAAGTTTATCAGAATAACTATGATGGTTTTTATATCACTCGTGATGGTAAAACATTTCCACAAATAATCACAACTGCTAGTTTGAGCAAGTTCTACCCAGCTAGTATTAAACTTCTAACTTCGGTAATGGCTTGCTTGTTGTGGATTGTTGCTATTAGCTTTCATGAATTTGGACACGCAATTGTAGCTTATTGGGGTGGCGATTCTTCCGTTAAAGACAAAGGATATTTAAGCTTCGACCCGCGCCGATATATTCATCCTCTACACAGTATTATTCTGCCAGGCTTTTTCTTGGTCACAGGTGGATTAGCTTTACCTGGTGCAGCAGTTTATATTGAATTTGAACAGCTTCGGAATCGTTTATGGTCTAGCTTTACAGCAGCAGCAGGCCCAATCGCTAGTATACTTTTTGGATTGCTATTAGTTCCCGTATTTCATTTGAGCGTTGCTGGGAACTTTCCCCATTGGTTTTCTGCATTTATTGCTGTTTTTATTAATTTGCAGTTTATTATCGCGCTGTTGAACTTGCTGCCAATTCCCCCATTAGATGGCTATCGGATTCTTTCTGTTTGGCTGCCATCCTGGCTACAAGAACGCACTGGTATTTTATCTATAATTGGACTATTGTTTATCTGCTTTTTATTACCTTTTATTTCAATAGCTAATTTACTCTTTCTTATACCTTTTGCTATTACGCTTAGGTTGGGAATTTCTGAAGATTTTTCTTTCGGTGGCTGGAATTTACTTGACCGTTGGTATTCAGGATTGCCTTTTCTAATTGCTGGTATTGTTTATTTGGTTTACCAGCCAGCATTAATTTTTCAGTTCGCAGGTTTTCTTCTAGAAAGTTTCTTTCCTGAATTAGCATTGAAGATGTACGATAAGTCCATCAAATTAGATCCAAAAAGTGCTTTTGCGTGGGAAAGAAAAGCATTTATTTTAGGTAGATATGGAACTTTATGGAACTGTGTAGAAACAATACCTATTTGGGAAGAAGCAATTAGACTTAACCCTCATAATAGTTTATCGCGGCGAATGCTAATTTTAGACTTAAGGTTATCTTGTATATGGTCTAAACTTGACGAAAGGCTAATAGCAGCGACTGAAGAATATACCAAAATTTATCCTAAAGATGGGTGGGGATGGGGTCTCAAAGCGTTAACTTTAGAAGAGATGGGAAATGATGAAGAAGCACTATTAGCTTGGGAAAAAAATATTAGATTTGATCCTAGCGATCGCAATAAATGGCGGATGCTGATGCAGGAATCAACTAGGGAAAGGTTGAAAAATTTAAAAAAACCTCCTCTAAACAAGATAAAATACTAA
- the apcB gene encoding allophycocyanin subunit beta, protein MRDAVTSLIKNYDVAGRYFDRNAIDTLKEYFDSGTARVQAAAAINSNAAALVKQAGSKLFEELPELIRPGGNAYTTRRLAACLRDMDYYLRYATYALVAGNTNVLDERVLQGLRETYNSLGVPIGPTVRGVQILKDLVKAQVVGAGITNTAFVDEPFDHITRELSERDV, encoded by the coding sequence ATGCGCGATGCGGTAACAAGCTTAATTAAGAATTATGACGTTGCTGGTCGGTATTTTGACCGGAATGCGATCGATACCCTCAAAGAATATTTTGATAGTGGTACTGCTCGTGTACAAGCGGCAGCAGCAATTAATTCTAATGCGGCTGCACTTGTCAAGCAAGCTGGTTCTAAGCTGTTTGAAGAACTACCAGAGTTGATTCGTCCCGGTGGTAATGCCTATACTACTCGTCGTTTGGCGGCTTGTTTAAGAGATATGGACTACTACTTGCGCTACGCTACTTATGCGCTGGTTGCTGGTAACACCAATGTTTTAGATGAGCGAGTGCTGCAAGGCTTACGGGAAACCTACAATTCTTTGGGTGTACCCATTGGCCCAACAGTGCGTGGTGTGCAAATTCTCAAGGATTTGGTTAAAGCTCAAGTTGTCGGTGCAGGTATTACCAACACCGCTTTTGTGGATGAACCATTTGACCACATTACTCGTGAATTAAGCGAACGGGATGTGTAA
- the glnA gene encoding type I glutamate--ammonia ligase — MTTAQEILKKIQDEKIELIDLKFIDTVGTWQHLTVYHNQIDESSFTDGVPFDGSSIRGWKAINESDMTMVLDPNTAWIDPFMEVPTLSITCSIKEPRTGEWYNRCPRVIAQKAIDYLVSTGIGDTAFFGPEAEFFIFDSARFAQSANEGFYFLDSVEGIWNSGKEGTPDKPNLAYKPRFKEGYFPVAPTDSFQDIRTEMLLTMAKLGVPIEKHHHEVATGGQCELGFRFGKLIEAADWLMIYKYVIKNVANKHGKTVTFMPKPIFGDNGSGMHCHQSIWKDGKPLFAGDKYAGLSEMALHYIGGLLKHAPALLAITNPSTNSYKRLVPGYEAPVNLAYSQGNRSASIRIPLSGTNPKAKRLEFRCPDATSNPYLAFAAMLCAGLDGIKNKIDPGQPLDKNIYELSPEELAKVPSTPGSLELALEALENDHAFLTETGVFTEDFIENWIDYKLANEVKQLQLRPHPYEFHLYYDV; from the coding sequence ATGACAACCGCACAAGAAATCTTGAAGAAAATTCAAGATGAGAAAATTGAGCTGATTGACCTCAAGTTCATCGATACAGTAGGTACTTGGCAGCATCTCACCGTCTACCACAACCAGATCGATGAAAGCTCCTTCACCGACGGCGTTCCCTTCGACGGTTCCAGCATCCGGGGTTGGAAAGCAATCAACGAATCTGACATGACAATGGTTCTCGATCCTAACACCGCGTGGATCGACCCATTCATGGAAGTTCCTACCCTTAGTATCACCTGTAGCATCAAAGAACCCCGTACAGGAGAATGGTATAACCGTTGTCCACGGGTTATCGCCCAAAAAGCTATCGACTACTTGGTTTCTACTGGCATTGGTGATACAGCATTCTTTGGCCCAGAAGCTGAGTTCTTCATCTTCGATAGCGCCCGCTTTGCCCAAAGCGCTAACGAAGGTTTCTACTTCCTAGACTCTGTAGAAGGTATTTGGAACTCTGGTAAAGAAGGTACACCAGATAAACCCAACCTAGCTTACAAACCCCGGTTTAAAGAAGGTTACTTCCCTGTTGCACCAACAGATTCTTTCCAAGATATTCGGACAGAAATGCTGTTGACGATGGCGAAATTAGGCGTACCCATCGAAAAACATCACCACGAAGTAGCAACTGGTGGTCAGTGCGAATTAGGCTTCCGCTTCGGTAAACTAATTGAAGCTGCCGACTGGTTGATGATTTACAAATACGTCATCAAGAACGTTGCTAATAAGCATGGCAAAACCGTTACCTTCATGCCAAAACCAATTTTTGGCGATAACGGTTCTGGTATGCACTGTCACCAGTCTATCTGGAAAGATGGCAAGCCCTTATTCGCTGGTGATAAGTATGCAGGTCTGAGCGAAATGGCGTTGCATTACATTGGTGGTCTTCTCAAGCACGCACCAGCACTGTTAGCAATTACCAACCCCAGCACCAATTCCTACAAGCGTCTAGTTCCTGGTTACGAAGCACCTGTTAACTTGGCTTACTCCCAAGGAAACCGTTCTGCTTCTATCCGTATTCCTCTGTCTGGGACTAACCCCAAAGCCAAGCGCCTAGAGTTCCGTTGTCCAGATGCTACCTCTAATCCCTACTTGGCATTTGCTGCCATGTTGTGCGCCGGTCTTGATGGCATCAAAAACAAAATTGACCCAGGCCAGCCCTTAGATAAGAATATCTATGAACTCTCTCCAGAAGAACTGGCGAAAGTTCCTTCCACACCTGGTTCTTTAGAACTAGCACTGGAAGCACTAGAAAATGACCACGCTTTCTTAACAGAAACAGGCGTATTCACCGAAGACTTTATCGAAAACTGGATCGATTACAAACTGGCTAACGAAGTTAAACAGTTGCAATTACGTCCTCATCCTTACGAGTTCCATCTCTACTACGACGTTTAA
- a CDS encoding class I SAM-dependent methyltransferase, which produces MSDTLTKLTYQTFQQGKNYFGLAHKSLSTQLRNFVYPTLRQETKPIPNGVISKLQERFNRLLETDWQDAQKGVYSESLLFDNPWEDFFRYYPLVWLDLPQIFERIQQKNYQDFSSNIETDSYPSYYVQNFHHQSDGYLSDWSANLYDLQVELLFGGTADPMRRRILSPLKQGLQAFDDVPAKQIRILDVASGTGRTLKLIRAALPQASLFGTDLSPAYLRKANELLSQIPGELPQLLQANAEELPYLDNYFHAVTSVFLFHELPATVRQTIIDQCFRVTKPGGVFIICDSIQMSDSPEMEILMDNFYEAFHEPYYKHYTTDNLVERLEKAGFESIEVQVHFMSKYLIARKPLVNN; this is translated from the coding sequence ATGTCTGATACTTTGACTAAGCTGACTTACCAAACCTTTCAACAGGGCAAAAATTACTTTGGTCTGGCTCACAAATCATTAAGCACACAGTTAAGAAACTTCGTTTATCCCACACTCAGGCAGGAGACTAAACCCATACCTAACGGGGTTATAAGCAAGCTGCAAGAAAGATTTAATCGGCTGCTAGAAACAGACTGGCAGGATGCCCAGAAAGGCGTATATTCTGAAAGTTTGTTGTTTGATAATCCTTGGGAAGACTTTTTCCGCTACTATCCGCTTGTGTGGCTAGACCTACCACAAATATTTGAGCGGATTCAACAGAAGAATTACCAAGATTTTTCCTCAAACATAGAGACAGATAGCTATCCTAGCTACTACGTACAAAATTTTCATCATCAAAGTGATGGCTATCTGAGCGACTGGTCAGCTAATTTGTATGATTTACAGGTAGAACTTCTTTTTGGTGGTACAGCTGACCCTATGAGGCGGCGGATTTTGTCACCTCTCAAGCAAGGGCTACAAGCTTTTGATGATGTCCCAGCAAAACAGATTCGGATTTTAGATGTAGCGAGTGGTACTGGACGGACTCTCAAGCTAATTCGTGCGGCGTTACCTCAAGCTTCACTATTTGGTACAGATTTATCGCCTGCTTATCTGCGTAAGGCAAATGAATTACTCTCCCAAATTCCTGGAGAACTACCGCAACTTTTACAAGCGAATGCGGAAGAGTTGCCTTACTTAGATAATTATTTCCATGCTGTAACTTCTGTTTTCCTGTTTCATGAGTTACCTGCTACGGTACGTCAAACCATAATCGACCAATGTTTCCGGGTAACAAAGCCAGGAGGAGTTTTTATTATCTGTGATTCAATTCAAATGAGTGATTCACCAGAAATGGAAATACTCATGGATAATTTTTACGAAGCCTTCCATGAACCATATTATAAGCATTACACTACTGATAATCTAGTAGAACGCTTAGAAAAAGCAGGGTTTGAAAGTATTGAGGTTCAAGTTCACTTTATGAGCAAGTATTTGATTGCTCGTAAACCACTTGTCAATAATTAA
- the patX gene encoding heterocyst-inhibiting protein PatX produces MRAAVPVLVTSLVFGSLIFDSLEMVNRNSNPSSNTEYMASLKYKPKRNQPEKPVPHRGTGRRSFIENTQTAV; encoded by the coding sequence ATGCGTGCTGCTGTTCCAGTTTTAGTTACAAGTCTGGTATTTGGTTCCCTGATTTTTGATAGCCTAGAAATGGTTAATCGCAATTCAAACCCTTCTTCTAACACAGAATATATGGCTTCATTAAAATATAAACCCAAGCGTAATCAACCAGAAAAGCCTGTTCCTCATCGCGGTACAGGACGTAGAAGCTTCATAGAAAACACCCAAACTGCTGTCTAG